Proteins from a genomic interval of Amphiura filiformis chromosome 9, Afil_fr2py, whole genome shotgun sequence:
- the LOC140161034 gene encoding E3 ubiquitin-protein ligase RNF14-like isoform X2 translates to MSEDDKEAQSDELLALASIYEEGIFTAADDGSGGQFAAHIQLPLQPFLITLDEPMIDQAKRVGVKLHQEGSDTHLPVHHLPPIVLNFQYPSDYPSCSAPSFTLSCKWLSINQLSKLCAKLDDIWKENSNEVILFLWTQFLIDESLDILELSSPITLDTEELQRKRPSTSRQTSQDQDAAACDEDATQKSASQARTDKKEEAATASVDPPTSTSSARTCDSRAVQDIASVPHLIPAIIDHDQAERQRAFNLAVYSCNVCFSEKQGSDCINFMGCDHVYCKECMKEYFKVQISDGNVKCLNCPETDCDSQALPSQVRELVGQELFATYDRLLLQLSLEGMEDIVYCPRLTCQCPVMLEKESTMGVCPRCKLAFCVLCKMTYHGTSPCRLRSEHLAGIRRQWESGDPEERKELERRYGKKNLIQAVEENYSVEWMKRFSKKCPSCGASIEKIDGCNKMTCFKCHTYFCWICLTVVNKANPYGHFNQPGSPCFNLLFQGVETNDDDDEWEVNFF, encoded by the exons ATGAGTGAGGATGATAAAGAGGCTCAGTCAGATGAGTTGCTTGCTCTAGCAAGTATCTATGAAGAAGGAATATTCACCGCTGCCGATGATGGCAGTGGTGGACAGTTTGCTGCTCATATTCAGCTCCCGCTTCAGCCATTTCTGATCACTCTTGATGAACCTATGATAGATCAGGCTAAACGTGTGG GTGTGAAGCTCCACCAAGAAGGCAGTGATACCCATCTACCTGTGCATCATTTACCACCCATAGTACTCAACTTTCAATACCCTAGTGATTACCCATCATGCTCTGCTCCGTCTTTCACACTGTCCTGCAAATGGCTGTCTATAAATCAG CTTTCTAAACTCTGTGCCAAACTGGATGACATCTGGAAGGAGAACAGCAATGAGGTTATTCTATTTTTGTGGACCCAGTTCCTTATAGACGAATCCTTAGATATCCTAGAATTATCCTCACCAATTACCTTGGATACAGAGGAACTGCAGAGGAAGAGACCTAGTACATCCAGACAAACATCGCAAGATCAGGATGCAGCTGCCTGTGACGAAGATGCAACACAAAAATCAGCATCTCAGGCGAGAACTGATAAGAAAGAGGAAGCAGCGACTGCTTCCGTGGATCCACCAACCTCTACCAGCAGTGCAAGAACTTGTGACTCCAGAGCTGTTCAAGACATAGCATCAGTTCCCCACCTGATTCCAGCGATAATTGATCATGATCAGGCAGAGAGACAGAGGGCCTTCAATTTGGCCGTGTACAGCTGTAATGTTTGTTTCAGTGAGAAGCAAGGCTCAGATTGCATCAATTTCATGGGGTGTGATCATGTGTATTGTAAGGAATGTATGAAGGAGTATTTCAAAGTGCAAATATCGGACGGCAATGTCAAGTGCCTTAATTGTCCGGAGACGGACTGCGATTCACAAGCTCTTCCATCACAG GTCCGTGAGCTGGTTGGACAGGAGTTGTTTGCGACATACGACCGACTTCTTCTCCAGCTGTCCCTAGAAGGAATGGAAGACATAGTGTACTGCCCTCGTCTGACCTGTCAGTGTCCAGTGATGTTGGAGAAAGAGAGCACCATGGGAGTATGTCCAAGATGTAAGCTGGCATTCTGTGTCCTTTGCAAGATGACCTATCATGGCACATCTCCTTGCAGACTAAGATCTG AACACCTTGCGGGGATCCGCAGGCAGTGGGAGTCTGGCGACCCTGAGGAGCGTAAGGAGTTGGAGCGTCGCTATGGCAAGAAGAATCTAATACAAGCTGTAGAAGAGAATTACAGTGTGGAATGGATGAAGAGGTTTAGTAAGAAGTGTCCTTCTTGCGGTGCCAGTATTGAG AAAATTGATGGATGTAACAAGATGACATGCTTTAAATGCCACACCTACTTCTGCTGGATATGTTTGACTGTTGTCAACAAGGCCAACCCTTACGGACACTTTAACCAACCAGGATCACCTTGTTTTAACCTGCTCTTCCAAGGAGTTGAAACaaacgatgacgacgacgagtGGGAGGTGAACTTTTTCTGA
- the LOC140160100 gene encoding E3 ubiquitin-protein ligase RNF14-like, whose translation FQLSKLCAKLDDIWKENSNEVILFLWTQFLIDESLDILELSSPITLDTEELQRKRPSTSRQTSQDQDAAACDEDATQKSASQARTDKKEEAATASVDPPTSTSSARTCDSRAVQDIASVPHLIPAIIDHDQAERQRAFNLAVYSCNVCFSEKQGSDCINFMGCDHVYCKECMKEYFKVQISDGNVMCLNCPEMDCDSQALPSQVRELVGQELFATYDRLLLQLSLEGMEDIVYCPRLTCQCPVMLEKESTMGVCPRCKLAFCVLCKMTYHGTSPCRLRSEQLQRVLEAWRNGSKDIQTRIEQRYGRDVIESALIDHTNIFCLPPEHLAGIRRQWESGDPEERKELERRYGKKNLIQAVEENYSVEWMKRFSKKCPSCGASIEKIDGCNKMTCFKCHTYFCWICLTVVNKANPYGHFNQPGSPCFNLLFQGVETNDDDDEWEVNFF comes from the exons tttCAGCTTTCTAAACTCTGTGCCAAACTGGATGACATCTGGAAGGAGAACAGCAATGAGGTTATTCTATTTTTGTGGACCCAGTTCCTTATAGACGAATCCTTAGATATCCTAGAATTATCCTCACCAATTACCTTGGATACAGAGGAACTGCAGAGGAAGAGACCTAGTACATCCAGACAAACATCGCAAGATCAGGATGCAGCTGCCTGTGACGAAGATGCAACACAAAAATCAGCATCTCAGGCGAGAACTGATAAGAAAGAGGAAGCAGCGACTGCTTCCGTGGATCCACCAACCTCTACCAGCAGTGCAAGAACTTGTGACTCCAGAGCTGTTCAAGACATAGCATCAGTTCCCCACCTGATTCCAGCGATAATTGATCATGATCAGGCAGAGAGACAGAGGGCCTTCAATTTGGCCGTGTACAGCTGTAATGTTTGTTTCAGTGAGAAGCAAGGCTCAGATTGCATCAATTTCATGGGGTGTGATCATGTGTATTGTAAGGAATGTATGAAGGAGTATTTCAAAGTGCAAATATCAGACGGCAATGTCATGTGCCTTAATTGTCCGGAGATGGACTGCGATTCACAAGCTCTTCCATCACAG GTCCGTGAGCTGGTTGGACAGGAGTTGTTTGCGACATACGACCGACTTCTTCTCCAGCTGTCCCTAGAAGGAATGGAAGACATAGTGTACTGCCCTCGTCTGACCTGTCAGTGTCCAGTGATGTTGGAGAAAGAGAGCACCATGGGAGTATGTCCAAGATGTAAGCTGGCATTCTGTGTCCTTTGCAAGATGACCTATCATGGCACATCTCCTTGCAGACTAAGATCTG AACAACTTCAGAGAGTGTTAGAGGCTTGGAGAAACGGCAGCAAAGACATTCAAACTCGCATCGAGCAGCGATATGGCCGTGATGTTATTGAGAGTGCACTCATAGATCACACAAATATTTTTTGCTTGCCCCCAGAACACCTTGCGGGGATCCGCAGGCAGTGGGAGTCTGGCGACCCTGAGGAGCGTAAGGAGTTGGAGCGTCGCTATGGCAAGAAGAATCTAATACAAGCTGTAGAAGAGAACTACAGTGTGGAATGGATGAAGAGGTTCAGTAAGAAGTGTCCTTCTTGCGGTGCCAGTATTGAG AAAATTGATGGATGTAACAAGATGACATGCTTTAAATGCCACACCTACTTCTGCTGGATATGTTTGACTGTTGTCAACAAGGCCAACCCATATGGACACTTTAACCAACCAGGATCACCTTGTTTTAACCTGCTCTTCCAAGGAGTTGAAACaaacgatgacgacgacgagtGGGAGGTGAACTTTTTCTGA
- the LOC140161034 gene encoding E3 ubiquitin-protein ligase RNF14-like isoform X1, translating into MSEDDKEAQSDELLALASIYEEGIFTAADDGSGGQFAAHIQLPLQPFLITLDEPMIDQAKRVGVKLHQEGSDTHLPVHHLPPIVLNFQYPSDYPSCSAPSFTLSCKWLSINQLSKLCAKLDDIWKENSNEVILFLWTQFLIDESLDILELSSPITLDTEELQRKRPSTSRQTSQDQDAAACDEDATQKSASQARTDKKEEAATASVDPPTSTSSARTCDSRAVQDIASVPHLIPAIIDHDQAERQRAFNLAVYSCNVCFSEKQGSDCINFMGCDHVYCKECMKEYFKVQISDGNVKCLNCPETDCDSQALPSQVRELVGQELFATYDRLLLQLSLEGMEDIVYCPRLTCQCPVMLEKESTMGVCPRCKLAFCVLCKMTYHGTSPCRLRSEQLQRVLEAWRNGSKDIQTRIEQRYGRDVIESALIDHTNIFCLPPEHLAGIRRQWESGDPEERKELERRYGKKNLIQAVEENYSVEWMKRFSKKCPSCGASIEKIDGCNKMTCFKCHTYFCWICLTVVNKANPYGHFNQPGSPCFNLLFQGVETNDDDDEWEVNFF; encoded by the exons ATGAGTGAGGATGATAAAGAGGCTCAGTCAGATGAGTTGCTTGCTCTAGCAAGTATCTATGAAGAAGGAATATTCACCGCTGCCGATGATGGCAGTGGTGGACAGTTTGCTGCTCATATTCAGCTCCCGCTTCAGCCATTTCTGATCACTCTTGATGAACCTATGATAGATCAGGCTAAACGTGTGG GTGTGAAGCTCCACCAAGAAGGCAGTGATACCCATCTACCTGTGCATCATTTACCACCCATAGTACTCAACTTTCAATACCCTAGTGATTACCCATCATGCTCTGCTCCGTCTTTCACACTGTCCTGCAAATGGCTGTCTATAAATCAG CTTTCTAAACTCTGTGCCAAACTGGATGACATCTGGAAGGAGAACAGCAATGAGGTTATTCTATTTTTGTGGACCCAGTTCCTTATAGACGAATCCTTAGATATCCTAGAATTATCCTCACCAATTACCTTGGATACAGAGGAACTGCAGAGGAAGAGACCTAGTACATCCAGACAAACATCGCAAGATCAGGATGCAGCTGCCTGTGACGAAGATGCAACACAAAAATCAGCATCTCAGGCGAGAACTGATAAGAAAGAGGAAGCAGCGACTGCTTCCGTGGATCCACCAACCTCTACCAGCAGTGCAAGAACTTGTGACTCCAGAGCTGTTCAAGACATAGCATCAGTTCCCCACCTGATTCCAGCGATAATTGATCATGATCAGGCAGAGAGACAGAGGGCCTTCAATTTGGCCGTGTACAGCTGTAATGTTTGTTTCAGTGAGAAGCAAGGCTCAGATTGCATCAATTTCATGGGGTGTGATCATGTGTATTGTAAGGAATGTATGAAGGAGTATTTCAAAGTGCAAATATCGGACGGCAATGTCAAGTGCCTTAATTGTCCGGAGACGGACTGCGATTCACAAGCTCTTCCATCACAG GTCCGTGAGCTGGTTGGACAGGAGTTGTTTGCGACATACGACCGACTTCTTCTCCAGCTGTCCCTAGAAGGAATGGAAGACATAGTGTACTGCCCTCGTCTGACCTGTCAGTGTCCAGTGATGTTGGAGAAAGAGAGCACCATGGGAGTATGTCCAAGATGTAAGCTGGCATTCTGTGTCCTTTGCAAGATGACCTATCATGGCACATCTCCTTGCAGACTAAGATCTG AACAACTTCAGAGAGTGTTAGAGGCTTGGAGAAACGGCAGCAAAGACATTCAAACTCGCATCGAGCAGCGATATGGCCGTGATGTTATTGAGAGTGCACTCATAGATCACACAAATATTTTTTGCTTGCCCCCAGAACACCTTGCGGGGATCCGCAGGCAGTGGGAGTCTGGCGACCCTGAGGAGCGTAAGGAGTTGGAGCGTCGCTATGGCAAGAAGAATCTAATACAAGCTGTAGAAGAGAATTACAGTGTGGAATGGATGAAGAGGTTTAGTAAGAAGTGTCCTTCTTGCGGTGCCAGTATTGAG AAAATTGATGGATGTAACAAGATGACATGCTTTAAATGCCACACCTACTTCTGCTGGATATGTTTGACTGTTGTCAACAAGGCCAACCCTTACGGACACTTTAACCAACCAGGATCACCTTGTTTTAACCTGCTCTTCCAAGGAGTTGAAACaaacgatgacgacgacgagtGGGAGGTGAACTTTTTCTGA